In one window of Bifidobacterium sp. WK041_4_12 DNA:
- a CDS encoding IS3 family transposase, which yields MHTAEQKRVAVATYRRHKSYAKTLRLLGYPSRHVLFDWVRGSRPGRKKPIARSAYRSYSVTVKLEAVNRMLAGEPVVDVAAGLDVANHMLLYKWMHAWHLGGEEGLMTRSERKQREGYRTRAQPEASLPDDPVELRRLSARLLVGKAVLEKELDLVKKDAGVIPGQLTNTSKTIIIQSLRDRLALTMLLDSTGLRANSYQYARTALARPDRLAGLRASVHEIARSSGFTYGSPRVWMALKRAGIVVSEKVVRRVMKQERIPVHYAHRKWHYSSYEGESTPAPKDLVKRDFHAREPNRLWLTDVSEFAARNGKVYLSPIIDCHDGKAVSFTTGRCPDKRLTQSMLEQAIGTLPTQRTNPLIIHSDGGGHYRAAEWIETLNAAGVTRSMSRKGCSPDNATCEGFFGRMKTEMFHERTWNTMSELETAIHWYMDFILQPPHQDQPRWRHHT from the coding sequence ATGCACACGGCTGAGCAGAAACGGGTCGCAGTGGCCACGTATCGGCGTCATAAGTCGTATGCGAAGACGTTGCGATTGTTGGGCTATCCCTCGCGCCACGTGTTGTTCGACTGGGTGCGGGGCAGCAGGCCGGGCAGAAAGAAGCCGATCGCCCGTTCGGCGTATCGCAGTTACTCGGTGACGGTCAAGCTTGAGGCCGTCAATCGCATGCTTGCGGGGGAACCGGTCGTTGATGTCGCCGCGGGTCTGGATGTGGCCAACCATATGCTGTTGTATAAGTGGATGCATGCATGGCATCTGGGCGGCGAGGAGGGATTGATGACCAGATCGGAGCGCAAGCAGCGCGAGGGGTACAGGACCCGCGCCCAGCCTGAGGCGTCGCTGCCTGATGATCCGGTCGAGCTGCGCCGCCTGTCCGCTCGGCTGCTGGTCGGCAAGGCCGTGCTCGAAAAGGAGCTTGACCTGGTAAAAAAAGACGCGGGCGTCATCCCGGGACAACTGACAAACACCAGCAAGACGATAATCATCCAGTCTCTGAGAGACCGTCTTGCATTGACGATGCTGCTTGACTCGACGGGACTGAGGGCAAACAGCTATCAATATGCCAGAACGGCCCTGGCACGTCCTGATAGGCTGGCCGGACTGCGCGCGAGCGTGCATGAGATCGCGCGCTCGTCCGGGTTCACGTACGGGTCCCCGCGCGTCTGGATGGCGCTGAAGCGGGCGGGCATCGTTGTTTCCGAGAAGGTGGTGCGCCGTGTGATGAAGCAGGAGCGCATCCCCGTGCATTACGCGCATCGCAAGTGGCACTATTCGAGCTACGAGGGCGAGAGCACGCCGGCTCCCAAGGACCTCGTCAAACGCGACTTCCATGCCAGGGAACCGAACCGGCTATGGCTGACCGATGTATCCGAGTTCGCGGCACGCAACGGCAAGGTCTATCTCAGTCCGATCATTGATTGCCATGACGGCAAGGCCGTATCGTTCACGACAGGCCGTTGCCCCGATAAGAGGCTGACCCAGTCCATGCTCGAACAGGCCATCGGCACGCTGCCCACGCAGCGCACGAATCCGCTGATCATACATTCCGACGGGGGCGGGCACTATCGTGCCGCGGAATGGATCGAGACCCTGAACGCCGCAGGCGTCACCCGCTCGATGAGCCGCAAGGGCTGCTCTCCCGACAACGCCACGTGCGAGGGATTCTTCGGACGCATGAAGACCGAGATGTTCCACGAGCGCACGTGGAACACCATGAGCGAACTGGAAACTGCGATCCATTGGTACATGGACTTCATATTACAACCACCGCATCAAGACCAGCCTCGGTGGCGTCACCATACATGA